CTTCATTATCTGAATATCAAGATGGATCTGATGGATTTCTATACTTTATACGATTGTCAGGCATTTGATCCGCATGTGAATCGACAGAGATTTAGGGAGGAATGGTGGGCTTAACCGATGACCAATGTGTATGATTTTGATAAATCTTTTCAAGGCTTTTTTATGATCGAACTTTATCCAGAGGAACAATATTTCGAAAAAATATTAAATAGGGTATAGTTTATGCCTATTATCGTTATAACTGTCGTGAGGCGAGATACATATGACAAATGTATATGAGGAATTTGGAAAACATGCTGGTGAAATTTGGAGAACACTTGATAAATATGGTCCACTAACTGAACTTAAACTCAAGGAAACAACGAAACTTAAAGATGATGAGTTTTATGTTGCAATTGGATGGCTTGCACGAGAAAACAAGATTTGGAAAGATGGCCCGTTTTACAAACTTGGTTCGACGAACTTAACCTATAAAATTGGCAATGATGCGGGAAATGTTTGGAAACTGCTTGAAACCAAGGGAACTATTGATATTTATGATGTTTCAACAACGTTGAAATTAGATGAACGTGACATCTACGCAGCATTAGGATGGCTTGCACGAGAAAACAAAATCGAAGCAAAAACACCAACAGTACCTCGAGAATATCGACCACGATTTCAATAAAAATCGGTTCACGAACAATTGTTCATTTAATGAACTTCAAAAATTACTTTTCATTTTTTATATTATTTTTGTATTAATATGAGGAGAATCTCGAACGCGATGAAATAAATGAGCGGGTTCTTAATGCTTTGTGTAATTAAAATTTAAAGGACGTAGTCCTTTGCATCCAAAGGGATAATGGGATGCAAAAGACACGTCAACAAAAGGATAAGTGGGAGAGGAATAAAGAGGTTAGTATCGACTGGAAACACTACGATGAAAGCAGACTTAGTGAATGTAAAAGGATTTTAGATCTAACAACAGTGGGTCAAGAACTGGATAAACCAGTTCAACGGAGAGAATTCAAACTCTCCCATCTTACCGTTCTCCTTCTCTTTAAAATCCTGTTTAGTCTATCGTATCGTAGCATAGCAAATGCGGCCCAAAGATTTGAACATTTACCAGGAGCTTGAAATGAAACGAGCACCATGTTACAAAACTATTCAGAGCACCATGGAACGTCTTGATATATGGTTTCTTTCTCAAATTAATCGTCTATACCTCCCGAAACATATCCTGTTAGGAGGTATTGATTCAAGTGGCATGAAAACCAATCGGAAAGGAGCTTGGGTCCAAATCCGTTTCCAAAGATTTCAGAAAAGACAGGATTTTAAGAAAATCCATATCTTCGTTGATCTTGATTCCAAGAAAATAATCTATTACCTTGTCACCAAAGGAACGGCATCTGACCATAAACAGCTGAAAAAGATACTCAAGAAATGTGATTGGATACGAGTCGACATTATCCTCGGTGATAAAAGATACGATACCAGAGAATCCTTCAACGAGATCACCAAAAATGGTTCCATACCTGGAATCAAGGTACGAAAAAATGCAGTCAGAAAAGCTAGAAGTTGTCCCAGTAGACGAAAAGCGGTTCTCACTCAACAGAAGGATTTTGATGGTTGAAAAAAAGAAAGTTCAAGCACTGATGCGATGTTTGGTCGAAGCGATCTTTTCTGGGACGAAACGACGCTTCGGTGAACATCTCTTCAGCCTGAAAGCTCGATTTCGCCGGATAGAAGTCTGGTTACGAACAATCCTGTGGAACGTCCTTATTTATCCGAGGTGAGAATTATTACACAAAGCACCTGCAATAAAAAAAATTATATTGTGTAAGATTGCTTTACAGTTAAAGAGAATTAGAGGATATTGTTTATCTTACAGAAAACCTGAGTAATCTATTTGAAAATTTAAATTCACCGACCCACAGATAACTCCCATCAAAAGACAAACCAGCAGGATTAAATAATCTGTTTCTTCCGATAGCCGGCT
Above is a window of Candidatus Thermoplasmatota archaeon DNA encoding:
- a CDS encoding winged helix-turn-helix domain-containing protein; this encodes MTNVYEEFGKHAGEIWRTLDKYGPLTELKLKETTKLKDDEFYVAIGWLARENKIWKDGPFYKLGSTNLTYKIGNDAGNVWKLLETKGTIDIYDVSTTLKLDERDIYAALGWLARENKIEAKTPTVPREYRPRFQ
- a CDS encoding transposase; the protein is MKRAPCYKTIQSTMERLDIWFLSQINRLYLPKHILLGGIDSSGMKTNRKGAWVQIRFQRFQKRQDFKKIHIFVDLDSKKIIYYLVTKGTASDHKQLKKILKKCDWIRVDIILGDKRYDTRESFNEITKNGSIPGIKVRKNAVRKARSCPSRRKAVLTQQKDFDG